Genomic DNA from Sulfurirhabdus autotrophica:
CTTGTCCAGATCCGTTGATTGAACACTTTTCGGATTTTGAGTTGCTTTCAAAACAAATAAAAGCATAGCTTTATCTTTCTCTTCTAATGGCGCATTCTGGGGATTCTGTTTTGTTGCCATGACTTGATCAATAGATAATCCAGCCATATTAATTAACATATTCTCGTTCATCCCTACACAGTACTCACATTGATTGTCCTGGGAGACCAACATTCGGACCATAGCCAGCAATGGAAAGCTTAACGTGGGATGTTGCATGTAATAGCCCATGTTTTGCCACTGCTGCTCTAAAAGATCCGGGCTGCTACTAAACAACTGCATCCCATTCGGCACCCTGCCAATCACCTCATGAATTTGTCCGTAAATGTGCGCCACTTTACCACCCGCTTTTTCTGGGGATATTGTCTGAATCATTGCCATTTCATTCTCCTTTAATACCAACCGTTTGGTATGTATGTAAAAAATAAACATCTGCAACTTTTGCCTCTAAACGACAACCGACCTGCTACTTCTTTACCACCATCAGGCCTTGCACATATCCATGTAACTGATTCATGCAAAGCTTAAACGTCTCTATGGATTGCAATGATTTAGCAATTCCGATACACCCTTCCCAAGCCGATACAACAAACAGCGCAGCGGCATTACAATCTATTTCAGCCTTAATCACGCCCTGTTTTTGTCCCATTTCAAGCGCTTCAGTCACGGTAAGCCGCCACTGATTGATTACTGCGTTCAACTTTTCTTTAAATACAGGGTCAAGAGGACTCATTTCCTGCATCAGGTTGTTTAACGGGCAACCTAACATAATGAAATCCGGTGCGATCTTTTTATCTATCCCGGAAATA
This window encodes:
- a CDS encoding carboxymuconolactone decarboxylase family protein, with amino-acid sequence MAMIQTISPEKAGGKVAHIYGQIHEVIGRVPNGMQLFSSSPDLLEQQWQNMGYYMQHPTLSFPLLAMVRMLVSQDNQCEYCVGMNENMLINMAGLSIDQVMATKQNPQNAPLEEKDKAMLLFVLKATQNPKSVQSTDLDKLKTLGWAESEIMDAVFHGARNIAIDVVFNTFKIENDL
- a CDS encoding TetR/AcrR family transcriptional regulator gives rise to the protein MKVKQRDLTREKLLQSAFCEMHRQGYQAASVSNILEDTALTKGAFYHHFPTKQALGLAVVEEVIGPRLDSMIFTPLRESRHPVETLLDIISGIDKKIAPDFIMLGCPLNNLMQEMSPLDPVFKEKLNAVINQWRLTVTEALEMGQKQGVIKAEIDCNAAALFVVSAWEGCIGIAKSLQSIETFKLCMNQLHGYVQGLMVVKK